The Archocentrus centrarchus isolate MPI-CPG fArcCen1 chromosome 12, fArcCen1, whole genome shotgun sequence nucleotide sequence TCATACATTTCCCTCATGGATAATAATATTATTGCAACACGGGTACAAGTTAAATTTGTCTATCAGTTATTTTGCAGATTGTTTTTTGATTTATCAGTTTTCTGATAAATCAAGAGGGTCTTGTTTTCCATATTTTAAAGTAATGCTTCACCTTACTTATTCTAGTCAAATAACACTCAAAATATAGTTTATGATCACATATTTAAATTTAGAGAGTTCAGTATGCCTGATTAAATGACTGAAACTCCTGATCACTTAACTGGGGAGTTGGTTCATTAACTTTCAATTAAATTTCTATTTGTGTacagggaattttttttcacccaGTGTGGCCAGCCTTtgactgtttttgtatttatttttttggaggtTGTTGATAGTACAATTGATGGTTTTTATTCACAGGGCCCCCTTGGCTCCAAGGTTCGCAGGCGTGTGGGACTTAAAGCCCCTGGTATCATCCCCCGTATCTCTGTGAGGGAACCCATGCAGACCGGCATCAAAGCTGTGGACAGTTTGGTCCCCATCGGTCGTGGACAGCGTGAGCTCATCATTGGAGACAGGCAGACTGGGTAAGAGGCTCAAAGTGAATAGTTGAACATGCAGCAGCGTTTTATGTTATTTCCAGTCCCTTTTAAATGCTTTTACAGCAGTGGGAGTGATAATGCCAAAGACCGGGTGGACAAGTACCCTGAATCATAAATTATTGCTATGTGGTTTAGCTTTCAACCATTacgatttttatttttgtagttcagcttttttttagTTCATAATAGACATTTGAAACACATTAGTGCCTATTAGGTTAAATTCTGCCATCTTTGTTGCATGTTTCATTACAAATATCTGTTTTTATGAAGcatctgattgttttttttaaattttttattatttattttattagacCTACAGAAAACTGCTCCAAAGCACAACAGTATAAAGTACTTGTTGGTGTATCCACAGTGTCAAGTCTGTAAATTTGTCTTACAGCAAAACTGCCATTGCCATCGACACAATCATTAATCAGAAGCGCTTCAATGATGGAACCGACGAGAAGAAGAAGCTGTATTGCATTTATGTTGCTATTGGCCAGAAGAGATCGACGGTGGCTCAGCTGGTGAAGAGGCTGACTGATGCTGATGCCATGAAGTACACCATAGTGGTGTCCGCTACAGCTTCTGATGCTGCTCCACTGCAGTATCTGGCTCCTTATTCCGGATGCTCCATGGGAGAGTACTTCAGAGACAATGGAAAGCACGCCCTGATCATCTATGATGATCtttccaaacaggtgagttTATTTGGTCTCACGCTCAAGGGTATTTTAACACAGGGGGGAAACTGTGTTTAGTTTGGAGTTAAAATCCATCTTTGGTTGTTTCCTTCCTGCAGGCGGTCGCTTACCGTCAGATGTCCCTGCTGCTCCGTCGTCCCCCCGGGCGTGAGGCTTACCCAGGAGACGTTTTCTACTTGCATTCCCGCCTGCTGGAGAGAGCTGCTAAGATGAATGACAACTTCGGAGGCGGCTCGCTCACAGCCCTTCCCGTTATTGAGACACAGGCTGGCGATGTGTCAGCCTACATTCCTACTAATGTCATCTCCATCACCGATGGACAGGTCAGTGTGTGACTAGTTGTGGTCCCTCATTTTAATTAAGGTCCTCAACCAGTTATTAAATGGTGATTTATTGCACAGATCTTCTTGGAGACTGAGCTGTTTTATAAGGGTATTCGTCCAGCCATCAACGTCGGTCTTTCTGTGTCACGTGTAGGATCTGCTGCCCAGACCAGAGCCATGAAGCAGGTTGGTCCTTTAGTCTAGCCTAGTTCTAGTCTCTCAACTGATTTCATGGTGGCACTCATTAattttaactttctttttccTGTCCATCAGGTGGCTGGTACCATGAAGCTGGAGCTGGCCCAGTACCGTGAGGTGGCTGCCTTCGCTCAGTTCGGTTCTGATCTGGATGCTGCCACTCAGCAGCTTCTGAACCGTGGTGTCCGTCTGACTGAACTCCTAAAGCAGGGACAGTACTGTGTGTATTTCTTTTTGTATAGAAAATGAAGTATGCTTCTTTTTATACAAGTTATCCATTGTGCAGTTGTCTTACTGAACCCATGAACTTCCATCTTTCAGCTCCGATGGCTATTGAAGAACAGGTAGCAGTAATTTATGCAGGTGTGAGGGGACACTTGGACAAAATGGAGCCAAGCAAGATCACAAAGTTCGAGAAGGCTTTCCTGCAGCATGTACTGAGCCAGCACCAAGACCTGCTGGCTGCTATTAAGTGAGTTTAAAATTTCTGTGTCaggagcacttttttttttaatgtaaagagCTGCATTGTAACCTTTCTCTATTTTCTTGCAGGGCTGATGGCAAAATCTCTGAAGCATCTGATGCCAAGCTCAAACAAATTGTGTTGAATTTTCTCTCCAGCTTTGAGTAAACTGATGCTTTTTGGTCTGGTTGTTTTCACGTTTgcaaagttcagcgtcagttaTACTTTCTATGAACTTAAGAAAAAATTCAAAGAGCACTTGATCTTTCATGTACAGATTTCTCTTAACAGAGAATAAAGTATTCCAGCTGACTCGGTTTCCTTTTTCTTGTGTTTGCAGTATCTTATGTGATGGTTTTGTATTTTCCCTGTTGCTGTAGTTCTTTAGTAATTTACATGTAAATATTGAGCTAAAGCATTAAAAAACGGACTGTTGGCATTTTATGGCCCTCAAATCCTTTCAAAAGCCAGTTTCATCCAAATAGGTCTCATTTGTATTCAGATGATCATATACCAAAACTTTTagtattaaaaatgcaaaatgtaactttttaatTTGGTGCATGCTCATTATTTAATCTGTTCTTCAAAGTTGCAAAACTCTGTTTAACACGACCTTCCTGGAAATTGCATAAAGAAGTGGTTGAAAGGTGCACCGATGAGCACATCTCGCTCAGATCAGTCATATTAGAGGAAAAACCTTCTAAATTAACAGCTTATGGAACAAGCTTAAGTTTTCTAAATGTTCAGCACAGCCTGATGTCTTTAGAGGGCGCTGTAGCTGAATCTGCCTTTAGGTTTGAGGCTATTGGAGgccttaaaaacacaaactgatgAAAGGGAAATGTTACATGCATGGCTGAGCAAGCAAAGTATACAGGAACCACATGGCAGAGTTTCCCCTGCACTATTTATGAAAACTGTTGAAGCAGGTGTTCTCTTGATCTGTGTTATTAATCAATggcagagactcaatcatctactttgtcattttaaaaaaaataaagcacggCACCGTCACAAACCATACGACCAGGGGCGCCCTCTACTGGCCAGGAAAGGCAACTGATATGTCAATTATTTAGAGTGTCAGTCAGAATAAacatgtaattattttattattggaaAGATTAACAAATTCATCAATAGATACTTTATTATATTCTACATAGACTACAGATCAAAGCATTTCAAATGAACCGGGAAAATGTTACGAAAATGTGATAAAACCAGCCCAACAGGCCAGTAGATCTGAATCTGTGAGAAGAATATCAGTGAAGGGTGCACTGATAGCATTTAATAGTAAAGAAAGTGAAGGGGAAATAATCTGAACAGGTTCTGTGGCAGAGTGAGTGCTACAACATCAAATATTCAATCAATTTGTGTAAAGTTAAGTGTGTTAAACAGTCAGTGAGACAAAAAAGAAGCCCTTAAAATACTTAAGAAATTGAATAAATAAGTGATACACATAAATGAACATTAAAAGTACTAATTACACCCAGTACTGTTTCATGTGGATTGCAGGTCTGTGATGTTTATGTTTGGGTATATTATTCTGTTTGACATAGCAGGGGTCATAATAATCCCACTCCAGAGCTGAAGCCAGCACTCCATTGGACAGGCCGTCACTGTCTGCAGACAGGATCCGCAGGGAGACCCCTGAAAGACACATTTGCACAACAAGATGTTTATTGGATGAAAGACTGTGCTTCACTGCAGAGTTTTATGTCAGTGTTGGTGAATTGATGACAACTGATTATCACAAAGTTTAGATTTTTATGTATTAAGGTGGTTTAAGATGTGCACagacctttcttcttctgctgacaAATTCTAGGCAGACATTTTTCATAGTAAAGGTCAAGCATAAGAGCGAAGGAACAATAAGCAAACTTTCTAATCTTTCCATGCAAAGAATTTAGCATAGATATTACTCAGCATGATCACTGGTTTACAGATTTCAGATGACAGTATTTTGAATAATTATATACACTCAGCGGACACTTTTTTAGGTATACTAATAACTAGTAATGGGTTGGACCCccgtttgccttcagaactgcattaATCCTTTGTGACATACAttaaacaaggtgctggaaacattcctcagagattttggtccatatttcTCCTGTTGCTGCAAGTCAGGATGGCTCTATGCtctcatgttgtttacaccatgagctgaatgctgcagcagaaatcgagactcatcagaccacccAACATTTTTCCAACCCTCTGTCATCcaatgcaaattgtagcctcagttttctgttcttagccgACAAGAGTGACACCCGGTGTTTTCATTTGCTGCTGCAGTCCAATCTGCACgtgttgtgcgttcagagatgctcttctgcatgccttCTTAGGTTATTTTGAGTTACTGCACTctgcccattctcctctgacctcaggGGTACCTGACCTGACAGGTGTACCTGACAAATTTACCAGTGAGTgtacacataaaacacacagatCAGTTTCTTGATCATTTctgggttaaaataaaaataataccaGTGTGTCTGAAATAgattgtgtacataaagcctgtTTTGTGTATGGATCAAGTTATTAATGACAGTTGTATACAGTATGTTGTTACAGTGCAGAGTGAAGTACCTGCACTTGCTCCAAAGTCACTGTCCAgtccaggacccactgcagacATGTTCAGACAGGAAGTCTCTGAAGGCAGGTTGGTGTACTCGAACTCCATGTCTGCTTTGTCGAACCCACGCCTCGTGATGCCTGGGTTCACATCTGCCAGCATATCATAAGTACTGCTCCTCCTAATCAGACCCACAAATTCTGTCTCCTGTCATGAACAAAGGAATGCATAAAGGAATTGATAAGAACATGATCCACTGTAGTTCTGCAGACACAACCAGAGCTACTGTTTCTTTCAAGGATTAAACAGTTTCAGGTGATAAACTGCACCACATACAAAGGATCCCTTCATACTTC carries:
- the atp5fa1 gene encoding ATP synthase F(1) complex subunit alpha, mitochondrial, with the translated sequence MLSVRVAAALARNLPRRAGFISKNVAAACVGAKNLHTTRPWLQKTGTAEVSSILEEKIMGADTSADLEETGRVLSIGDGIARVYGLRNVQAEEMVEFSSGLKGMSLNLEPDNVGVVVFGNDKLIKEGDIVKRTGAIVDVPVGEELLGRVVDALGNAIDGKGPLGSKVRRRVGLKAPGIIPRISVREPMQTGIKAVDSLVPIGRGQRELIIGDRQTGKTAIAIDTIINQKRFNDGTDEKKKLYCIYVAIGQKRSTVAQLVKRLTDADAMKYTIVVSATASDAAPLQYLAPYSGCSMGEYFRDNGKHALIIYDDLSKQAVAYRQMSLLLRRPPGREAYPGDVFYLHSRLLERAAKMNDNFGGGSLTALPVIETQAGDVSAYIPTNVISITDGQIFLETELFYKGIRPAINVGLSVSRVGSAAQTRAMKQVAGTMKLELAQYREVAAFAQFGSDLDAATQQLLNRGVRLTELLKQGQYSPMAIEEQVAVIYAGVRGHLDKMEPSKITKFEKAFLQHVLSQHQDLLAAIKADGKISEASDAKLKQIVLNFLSSFE